In Myxococcales bacterium, the DNA window GCCGGATGACAAGGACCAGGGCTACGTTGTCGAACTGGCCATTCCGTGGAAGAGCTTCGGCAAAGCAAAGAACACTCCGCCGAAGGTCGGCGACATCTGGCGCATGAACTTCTACGCGATGCAGCAGAACAACGGTGTTGCCTGGAGCCCGATCCTGAAACAGGGCAACTTCCACAGGGCGAGCCGCTTCGGCCGGGTGATGTTCGCAGACAAGGGCTACGTGCCGCCGGTGCCGTTCGGCGCCGCCGCGCCCGTGCTGCCCATGGCCACACCGCAGATGCCGCTGCCGCTCGGCTCAGGTCAGCCGACCGGGCTCGGCGGCAACGTGCCGCGCCTGCGTTTGGCGCCCGGCATCGTGCGCGCGCCGTCACCTGTGGCGCCGCCGCCTCCTCCTCCCAAGCCCCAACCTTGAACGGTCAGCGCCCCAGGTAGAGCCCGCGATCTGCGCGCGCTCCGCCTTCCCGCTCCGGCGCGCGATCCCCGTTGATGGGTTTGTCGTGCCAGAACTCCCAGCTCTGGTCACGGTAGTTCCACGACAGCACCGTGAAGCGTGTGTCCGTCACGTGCACCACGGCGAAGCTCCACTGCTCGTGTTTGGTCGCACCGACGTTGTACACGTCCACACCCTCCCACTGATAGCGACCCGAAGCATGGTAGTGCCCGTGGAACAGGCCCACCACGTTGTACCCGAATAGAACCCGCGCCAGGTCCGCGCGGTAGCGGCCCTCTCCAAACCAGTTGTTGTCCGACCACGGACCGCGCAGCGGGAAGTGAAAGTAGATCACGACCGGGCGCTCCTTGCCGACGCGCGTCAGGTCCGCCGAGAGGAACGCGAGGGCTTCGTCGTCGGGCGCCTCCCCCAGGTTCACCACGCGCAGATCGTCCCAGTCGAACGCGTAGCGTGGCGCGCCGTGGCGCTCGGTGATGCGGTCCAGCGTGTACCAGCTGTGGTGTTTGTCGTGGTTGCCGTAGGCCTCGAACACCGGGAAGTGAAGCTCGCCATCGTGACCGTCGAGCCCGTACAGCTTCACGAAGTGCCGCCACTGCCAGGGCTCTCCGTTTTCGGTCAGGTCACCGGAGATCAACACACCCCGAGGCACCCCGACCTTGCCGCCGAGCTCGCCTGGGAGCGCACGACCGGACATCGAGTTCATGTCGCGGATCTGGCGCAGGTTGATGCGATCGCTTTCGGCCGGGTCACTCACCGGCTCTCGGAGCCCGCCGTCGACGCCCGCCTCGGAGGCCGCAAAACCGACGTGCGTGTCGGACGCGACGATGAACGTGAGATCGAGCCCGCCAAGGCGCTGGCGTCGGGTCGGTGGAGTGCGTTCCGCGGTGCCTGAGGCCGCGACGGAGGTCGCATGGGGGGGCAGCAACCGTGGGCGCATCACGGTCGTCACGCCGACGACGGCGAGAAGAACACCGGCTACCCCGGCCACGAACGGCATGCGGCGGCTCACTCCAGGGACAGGATGCGGCGAGCCCGGAGTCGCGGCAAGCGAGGCCCGGCGGGCGGCCGATCGCCTCAGTTCAGCTTGAACTTGGCGACGACGCGCCCTTCGATTTCACTGCAGCGCGTCGCCTGCTGCTTGCCGGCGGCGACGTCACGCTCGGCTTCGAGCAAGAGCTCCCCGGCGCGTTCGGCCGCTTTGCTGCCGGCGTCCGAGCTCAGGGATTTTTTCACCGCGCGCACCGCGTCGAGACCCTTGGTGTAAAGCTCGTAGGCGGATACACAGGTGCGCTTGAGCTCGGATGAGTCCACACCCGTGCTCTCGATGGCACGGAGCGCCGCCAGGCGGGCGAGCTTGTCTTCGTTGTCGGCCTCGCGCAGCGCTCGCACGGCCACCACCACACGCTCCGCGTCCGCGCGCTCGTTCGCGTTGGGACCGCCCTGACACTCGAGCGCCAAGAGCCCCAACACGAACGCGAGTGTGCGACCGCCGAGCACCCGTCGCAGCGACGTCAGTCGGCCGTCCTGGGCGCGGGTCCCATCTGCACTCGCTCGCCAACATACGAGCCGATCAACGTGAAGAAGACACCCAGTGCGCTCATGAGCACGTACATCCACCACGGCATCGTCTTGACGGTTTGGCTACGGAGCAAGAGGAACGCCGTCGGAATGGCGACCAAGAACGCCGCCACGACCGGCTCGACGAAGGTGCGGCCGGGCGAGATCAACCCGATCAGGAGCCCGCCGATGAACCAAACGGGGATCGCGATCAGCATGCCTGCCGAACCTTCGAAGTCGAAGGCAGGCACCACCATGGGCAGTCCCATCACGATGGCAGCCGTCAGCACACCCTGGATCACCAGCGCGATGGCGAACCACATCAGGCTGAAGCCCTCTTGCTGATAACGGCGCTCGAGCTCCTCTTGCCGCGACATGACGCGCTTGAGGTCCTCGACCTTCGCGCCGCACGACACACACCGGCTGTTGGGCAGCGGCGAGTTGTTCTTGAAGCCACACGAGGGGCAGATGATCTTCTTCGGAACGGCCATGGCGTCGGTGCGGCCCCATACCCTGGGGCTCGGGCGACCAGCCTAGCCGCAAATCCCAGGGGCGGAAAACAGCTGCGGCAGCGCCTCTGTGCGGCCGGCCGCGCGCCTGGGGCAAATCCGCGGTATATCGAAGGGGTCGGCCCGAGCTGGGGCCGACCCTGGAACCAAAGCCCGAACCGGGCTGTCCCACCCCCCAATGGCCAACCGTCCCGCCGCCGAGCTGGCGCAGATCGCGCTCCCGGTCGAGCCCGATCCCGAGCTCGAAGCGTTGCCGGCCCCGCGACGCCCGGGTCGCACGCTGACCTTGGTCACGATGGCAGTCACGGCGGCGCTGGCGCTCGTCATGACGTACGAGCTGCGCGGAGAAGCCAGTTATTCGCTGCGCGAGGGGACCCCGACGGCCCTCGGGAATCTCACCGAGCTCACACCGCGACCCGAGCTCGCCAACACGTGGGTTCAGGGCGAAGGGCTCATGGGCTCGACCCACGCCGTCCGCTACAGCCGCCCGCTCGAGTCCGGTTCGTACCGGCTTGCTCCCATCGCCGGGAACGATCGCCTCTGGGTGCAGGTTCGAGTGCCCGAAAACATGGAAGGCCCGCACTTCGTGCCGCCGACCTCGTTCGTGGGTCGGATGGTGCCGCTGTCAGCCGCTGGCATCCGTCACTCGGGGCTCAAAGACGCCGCAGAGCGTGCGGTCCAGGGGGGCAAGTTGCCGGCGGACGCGTGGCTCCTGATCGAAGGAGAGGCGCCATCGACCACGCGCTGGGCACTGGGCCTCGTGCTGCTGTTCGTGGCGTTCGCGGCGTTCAACGTGTGGGGGCTCACGCGGTTGCTGCGACCTGTCGAAGACGGATAGGGCGTCGAATCCGTGGAATCGGCGGGCGCGGGCCCGCGCCCACGGGCGCGGCACGGGCACGGGGAAGGCACACCAAGACCCCCGGAAAGATCCCGTGTATGAGCCGTTCATGGCCGTCACCTACCGCGACGCCGGCGTGGACATCGACGCGGGCGACGAGCTCGTCGAGCGCATCAAACCCCTGGCGCGGAGCACCCGCATCTCCGAGGTCGTGGACGGCGTCGGCGGTTTTGCCGGCCTGTGTGCCCTGCCTGCCGACATCGAAGATCCGTTGCTCGTCAGCGGGACCGACGGCGTCGGCACGAAGCTGAAGGTGGCGTTCGCCACGGGGAAACACGACACCATCGGCATCGACCTGGTGGCGATGTGCGCCAACGACGTGCTGACGACCGGCGCGCGCCCGCTGTTCTTCCTGGACTACTTCGCCTGCGGCAAGCTCGACGTGGACGTCGCCGAGCGGGTCATCTCGGGCATCGCCGAGGGATGTCGCCAGGCCGGCTGCGCGCTGATCGGCGGTGAGACGGCGGAGCTGCCCGGCATGTACGCCGCAGGTGAGTACGACCTCGCAGGCTTCTGCGTCGGGGTCGTGTCGCGCAAGGCGCTGCTCGGACCGGCGCGGGTTCGGGTCGGCGACGCGGTGATCGCCGTGGCTGCGACCGGCTTGCACTCGAACGGTTATTCACTCGCGCGACGCGTGCTCGAGGTCGAAATGAAACTCGGGCTCGACGCTCAGCTCCCGGGCCTCGAGCAGAGTGTCGGCGATGCGCTGCTCACACCCACCAAGATCTACGCGAAGGCTTGCCTGGGATTGGCGAAGGCGGTGGGCGCGGGGCTGCACGCGCTCTGCCACGTGACCGGCGGCGGCATCGAAGGGAATCTGCCGCGCGTGCTGCCCGACGGCACTGGGGCACGGATCAAGCTCGACCACGTGCGGCCGGCGCTGTTCGACGTGATCGCACGGGGTGGGCCGGTGAGCGAGACCGAGATGCGGAAGACCTTCAACCTCGGCGTCGGGCTGATCGCCGTGGTCGAGCGCGAGTGCCTCGATGCAAGCCTCGCCGCGCTGACCGCCGCCGGAGATACCGCCTGGTGCATGGGGAAAATCGTGGCAACCCAGGCCGGCGCCGAGGCCAGCGTGGAGATCGTCACGGAGGTCTGAGGTGCTCGAGCTGGGTGTGCTGGTCTCGGGCAGCGGGACGAACCTGCAGGCCATCCTGGATGCCATCGGGCATGGGCGGCTGGACGCGCGCGTGCGGCTAGTCCTGTCCAACAAACCCGGTGTCGCTGCCCTCGAGCGCGCGGAGCGAGCCGGTGTTCCCACGAGGCTGCTCTCACACACCGAGTTCGCGACGCGGCAGGACTACGATCAGGCGATGGTCGAGGCACTGCGAACGGCTGGCGTCGAACTGGTGGTGCTCGCCGGATTCATGCGCCTGCTCACGCCGGAGTTCCTGCGCGCGTTCCCGAATCGAGTCATCAACGTTCACCCGGCCTTGCTGCCGGCGTTCCCGGGCATGCACGCCCAGGCGGCGGCGCTGGCCTACGGCGTGAGAGTGAGCGGCTGCAGCGTGCACTTCGTCGACGAAGGCGTGGACACGGGTCCAATCATCGCGCAGCGTGCCGTGTTGGTGCTCGACGACGACGACGAAGCCAGCTTGAGCGCGCGGATCCTGGAGCAGGAACATGCCTTGCTGGTCGAGACGCTCGCTTGGTTCGCCGCGGGCCGCGTCGAGGTCCTGCCGGCCAGCGCCCAGAGCCGCGCCCGGGTGCGCGTGAGGTCGGCATGACCGGGCGCCACTTCGACGTCGTGGTGCTCGGGCGCTCGCTGGGTGCACTCGCCTCCGCTGCGCTGCTCGCGCGGCGTGACTTCCGCGTGCTGCTGCTGGGACAGGGTCAGCGCCCCCCGAGCTACGACTACGAGCGCTTTCGCCTCAAGCGCCGCGCGTTCACGCTGCTCGTCGGGGCTTCGCCGGTGTGGTCTCGCTTTTTGCACGAGCTGGCCCAGAGCCAGCGCTTCAAGCGCATGGTGAAACCCCTCGACCCGATGTTCGTCGTGTCGAGTGAGGGACGCCACATTGAGGTTGCGCCGGACATGGAGCTCTACGCGCGGGAGATTGATCGCGAATTTCCCGAGGTCCGGCAGCTCGTGGACGAGCTGTACGCGACGTTTGCTCAGGTCAACGCCGCGGTGGACGCCGTGTTCGAGCGCGACGCCGTCTGGCCTCCCGGCACACTCTGGGAGCGCATCGAGACGCGACGGACCGCAGCACAGCTGCCCCTCGTGCGCGGCGCCGAGACCGACCTCCTGGGGAAGTTTCCAGTCGGCCACGCGTACCGCGACATCGTCACGTTGCCATCGCTGTTCGCCACCAACTTGTTCTCCGCGGGCGACTACCTTCCCCCGCTCGCACTCGCGCGCCTGCATGGCTCGTGGACCCGCGGCGTCCAGTCGCTCGAGCGTGACGAAGACGAGCTCGAGGAGTTCCTGCTCGAACGTATCGAGGCACACGGCGGCGAGTGTCGTCTGGGGCAACGAGCAACCTCACTGGTGGTGCGCTCCGGCAAGCTCGTCGGCGTCGTGGAGGACGGCGAAGAGGAGATGACCGGAGCTGACTTCGTGATCACGGACCTGTCCGGCGAGGCGGTAGCCGAGCTGTCGGGCGGTGATGGGGTCAGCGCCGGAGCGCGCCGCGACTGGCCGCGCCTCACCGCCAGTGCCGGGCGCTTCGTCGTGAGCCTGGTCGTGCACCGAGACCTTCTGCCCGAACCCCTCGGCGCGGAGGCCTTCCTCGTCCCGCGCTCCGGGGCCCGCCCAGACCCGCGACGCCCGGCGGTCCACTTGCAGCGCTTGGACGGGCCCGAGCGAGAGTCGACCCTCGTCGCCGAGACCATCTTGCCAGTTCGCGGCCCGCTCACCCTGCTCGAAGCGCGCGAGGCAGTTCTTTCCACGCTGCGGGCACACCTGCCTTTTCTGGACCGACATCTGCTGGTCATCGACTCGCCGCACGACGGCCTGCCACTCATCGACCACAGCCAGGGCAGCCCGCGTGAGATGGATCGCATCCACCTGACGAGCGGAACTCCGGGCTCCGAGCCCATGCAGTGGCTGTGGAGTGTCGAGCCAAGCGGATACCTGGACTTGGGCGGGGAGCCGATTCGTGGCCCCATCCCGGGCACTTATTTGGTCGGGACCACCGTGCTGCCGGCGCTTGGGCAAGAGGGCCAGCTGCTTGCTGCCTGGGGAGCCTGTCGGATCATCACCCGCCGGGACAAGGGCCGCCAGAAGATGCGCCGCCAGATGTGGACCAAGATAGAAACGTAGTATCCTCTCACTCGATGCGACGATCGGTCTCCGTTTTGCTGCTCGCCCTCGGGCTCTGTCTCATGGCTCGCCCGGCGGCGGCGCAGGGCAAGTCGACCGTCCAGGTGCTGGCGATTGGCAGCGAGGACGCCTTCGAACAAGCCCAGGCGCTGACGATCGCGCTCAAGCGCGGGATCACGCGCACCGAGGGCTGGGCACTCCACAAGGGGGACTACTCCCTCGAGGTGATGACGGCCGCCCTCGGCTGCCCCCTCCCGCCCGACGCCAACTGCCAGAAGAAGATCTCCGACAAGGTCGGCGCCACCCGCTACATCTGGGGCACGCTGGCCAAGAGTGGCAAGAAGCAAGTCGTGGCCGTGCTGCGGCTCTGGGAGAACGGCTCCCAGAAGAAGGACGTTGAGATCAAGTACGCCTCCAATCTCACGGATCCTTCCGATGACACACTGATGAGCATCGCGACGGACGCCTTCGCAAAGCTCACCGGTGAAGCCACCGGCATCGTCGTCGTCACCGCGGGCGGTGTGAACGGCAAGGTGTTCGTCGACGGCGAAGAGGTCGGCACCGTCACGGACGGGCGGACGGAGCTCACCCTTCCGAGCGGCGAGCACAAGATCATGGTCAAGGCCGACGGCTTCAACGACGCGCTCGGCACGGTGACCGTACGCGCGGGGTCCAGCGCCGAGGTCACCCTGAACCCCACGCCCGTTGGCAGCGGCCAACCGGCGAATGGGGATCCGACCGGCGACCACGGCAAAAGCGGCGGAAACAACAAGCTGCTGGGCTACATCGGCGTCGGTGTCG includes these proteins:
- a CDS encoding PEGA domain-containing protein, translated to MRRSVSVLLLALGLCLMARPAAAQGKSTVQVLAIGSEDAFEQAQALTIALKRGITRTEGWALHKGDYSLEVMTAALGCPLPPDANCQKKISDKVGATRYIWGTLAKSGKKQVVAVLRLWENGSQKKDVEIKYASNLTDPSDDTLMSIATDAFAKLTGEATGIVVVTAGGVNGKVFVDGEEVGTVTDGRTELTLPSGEHKIMVKADGFNDALGTVTVRAGSSAEVTLNPTPVGSGQPANGDPTGDHGKSGGNNKLLGYIGVGVGGALVLTGTYFGIKTLSQKNDAAYEDFRKGSVPDGEDACKYAESKGRDDIVEFCDKNKRDKTLFWVLTPVGAVITGVGVYFLATSGDKSEGSKAKLRHPRVQPLVGLGPGGGELRVNVAF
- a CDS encoding phytoene dehydrogenase, with amino-acid sequence MTGRHFDVVVLGRSLGALASAALLARRDFRVLLLGQGQRPPSYDYERFRLKRRAFTLLVGASPVWSRFLHELAQSQRFKRMVKPLDPMFVVSSEGRHIEVAPDMELYAREIDREFPEVRQLVDELYATFAQVNAAVDAVFERDAVWPPGTLWERIETRRTAAQLPLVRGAETDLLGKFPVGHAYRDIVTLPSLFATNLFSAGDYLPPLALARLHGSWTRGVQSLERDEDELEEFLLERIEAHGGECRLGQRATSLVVRSGKLVGVVEDGEEEMTGADFVITDLSGEAVAELSGGDGVSAGARRDWPRLTASAGRFVVSLVVHRDLLPEPLGAEAFLVPRSGARPDPRRPAVHLQRLDGPERESTLVAETILPVRGPLTLLEAREAVLSTLRAHLPFLDRHLLVIDSPHDGLPLIDHSQGSPREMDRIHLTSGTPGSEPMQWLWSVEPSGYLDLGGEPIRGPIPGTYLVGTTVLPALGQEGQLLAAWGACRIITRRDKGRQKMRRQMWTKIET
- a CDS encoding phosphoribosylglycinamide formyltransferase → MLELGVLVSGSGTNLQAILDAIGHGRLDARVRLVLSNKPGVAALERAERAGVPTRLLSHTEFATRQDYDQAMVEALRTAGVELVVLAGFMRLLTPEFLRAFPNRVINVHPALLPAFPGMHAQAAALAYGVRVSGCSVHFVDEGVDTGPIIAQRAVLVLDDDDEASLSARILEQEHALLVETLAWFAAGRVEVLPASAQSRARVRVRSA
- a CDS encoding phosphoribosylformylglycinamidine cyclo-ligase — translated: MAVTYRDAGVDIDAGDELVERIKPLARSTRISEVVDGVGGFAGLCALPADIEDPLLVSGTDGVGTKLKVAFATGKHDTIGIDLVAMCANDVLTTGARPLFFLDYFACGKLDVDVAERVISGIAEGCRQAGCALIGGETAELPGMYAAGEYDLAGFCVGVVSRKALLGPARVRVGDAVIAVAATGLHSNGYSLARRVLEVEMKLGLDAQLPGLEQSVGDALLTPTKIYAKACLGLAKAVGAGLHALCHVTGGGIEGNLPRVLPDGTGARIKLDHVRPALFDVIARGGPVSETEMRKTFNLGVGLIAVVERECLDASLAALTAAGDTAWCMGKIVATQAGAEASVEIVTEV